One genomic window of Actinoplanes lobatus includes the following:
- a CDS encoding GNAT family N-acetyltransferase encodes MPQPTLTTERMVLVPLTDEHLEYEVELDADPEVLRYIEGRARTREEVAGCHAERMELGGRVDGLGYWLATERTGEFVGVMMLPPAERPGEAELGYRLLRRCWRRGLAAEGAAALVRHGFATAGQERIIAQTMTVNTGSRRVMEKCGLRYVRTFFPDYPPIPGSGEGEVEYAITRAEWRAATGLREVGL; translated from the coding sequence ATGCCGCAACCGACGCTGACCACCGAGCGGATGGTGCTGGTCCCGCTGACGGACGAGCATCTCGAGTACGAGGTGGAGCTCGACGCCGATCCCGAGGTGCTGCGTTACATCGAGGGCCGGGCCCGCACCCGTGAGGAGGTGGCCGGCTGTCACGCGGAGCGCATGGAGCTGGGTGGGCGGGTGGACGGGCTGGGCTACTGGCTGGCGACCGAGAGGACCGGAGAGTTCGTCGGCGTGATGATGCTGCCGCCGGCGGAACGGCCGGGGGAGGCCGAGCTGGGCTACCGGCTGCTGCGACGGTGCTGGCGGCGGGGCCTGGCCGCGGAGGGCGCCGCCGCGCTGGTGCGGCACGGCTTCGCGACGGCCGGCCAGGAGCGGATCATCGCGCAGACCATGACGGTGAACACCGGCTCCCGGCGGGTGATGGAGAAGTGCGGGCTACGGTACGTGCGGACCTTCTTCCCGGACTATCCGCCGATCCCGGGCTCCGGCGAGGGCGAGGTGGAGTACGCGATCACCCGTGCCGAATGGCGGGCCGCCACCGGTCTGCGGGAGGTGGGCCTGTGA
- a CDS encoding DUF4265 domain-containing protein, giving the protein MDAVKVHFDLPRTNDDWPPVSVESLWAEPVGDDVVRLSNAPWFVRGVANGDLIRVRRDEDGVHWATEQVEWSGRCTIRVVPFGSGPLRGSVQRVLDAFEPFGVTGEGIRQYHLAALDVPPDADLAAVQRVLRAGARDGWWDYDEGCVGDDWLAAAPN; this is encoded by the coding sequence GTGGACGCGGTCAAAGTCCACTTCGACCTGCCGAGGACGAACGACGACTGGCCACCCGTGTCGGTCGAGAGCCTCTGGGCCGAACCGGTCGGCGACGACGTGGTCCGGCTCAGCAACGCGCCCTGGTTCGTGCGCGGTGTCGCCAACGGTGATCTGATCCGGGTGCGGCGGGACGAGGACGGCGTCCACTGGGCCACCGAGCAGGTGGAGTGGTCCGGGCGCTGCACGATCCGGGTCGTCCCGTTCGGCAGTGGCCCGTTGCGCGGTTCGGTGCAGCGGGTGCTGGACGCGTTCGAGCCGTTCGGGGTGACCGGTGAGGGCATCCGTCAGTACCACCTGGCCGCCCTGGACGTGCCGCCGGACGCCGACCTGGCCGCCGTCCAGCGGGTGCTGCGCGCCGGAGCCCGCGACGGCTGGTGGGACTACGACGAGGGCTGCGTGGGCGACGACTGGCTGGCCGCCGCCCCGAACTGA
- a CDS encoding alpha/beta fold hydrolase, which yields MVQVHSTGNGPGIVVVHGGGVTSGIYRRLAGKLADRFTVHLYDRRGRGDAPARSLPYDVQEDVDDLLTVLRQTGSHNVLGHSGGGIVALLAARQGAVERLALYDGVVPIGDLFPTAWVEPAREAARAGDIARALALTSAGINTHSAASRLPLSVQTAICRLFMRTPIGREMGELLPLTLDEVDGIRAFTGPAEQWAGIDCEVLLACGANGPSYYPRLNEALAAVLPHARTLLVPRAAHDAVNRAPAQVVEPLAEFFAAPARVG from the coding sequence ATGGTTCAGGTCCACTCCACCGGCAACGGGCCGGGAATCGTGGTGGTGCACGGCGGCGGGGTCACCTCCGGCATCTACCGCCGACTGGCCGGGAAGCTGGCCGACCGGTTCACCGTGCACCTCTACGACCGGCGGGGGCGCGGCGACGCACCGGCCCGGTCCCTGCCCTACGACGTCCAGGAGGACGTCGACGACCTGCTCACGGTGCTGCGGCAGACCGGCTCGCACAACGTCCTCGGGCACAGCGGCGGCGGCATCGTCGCCCTGCTCGCCGCACGGCAGGGCGCGGTCGAGCGGCTGGCCCTCTACGACGGGGTGGTCCCGATCGGCGACCTCTTCCCGACCGCCTGGGTGGAACCCGCCCGGGAGGCGGCACGAGCCGGCGACATCGCCCGCGCGCTCGCCCTGACCAGCGCCGGGATCAACACGCACAGCGCGGCCAGCCGGCTGCCGCTCTCGGTGCAGACGGCGATCTGCCGGCTGTTCATGCGCACCCCGATCGGCCGCGAGATGGGTGAGCTCCTGCCGTTGACGCTGGACGAGGTCGACGGGATCCGGGCCTTCACCGGGCCGGCCGAGCAGTGGGCCGGGATCGACTGCGAGGTGCTGCTGGCCTGCGGCGCGAACGGACCGTCCTACTATCCGCGGCTCAACGAGGCACTGGCCGCGGTGCTGCCGCACGCCCGCACCCTGCTGGTGCCGCGCGCCGCGCACGACGCCGTCAACCGGGCGCCCGCCCAGGTGGTCGAGCCGCTCGCGGAGTTCTTCGCCGCACCCGCCCGGGTGGGCTGA
- a CDS encoding TetR/AcrR family transcriptional regulator, whose product MRVSDASPIWIRPARGARGPQPTHSRDEIVEAAIALADAEGLAAVSMRAVATALNTGAGSLYRYLSSRDDLLDLMTDRVVTGLRPFPDPAGEPVDSLTVLAGRQLALYRRHPWAIDLLHRPTGIGPEALAWFDHCLGVLAPVPCGSAAKFEALAMMTGVVTLFARSESAVPPPAFTGLDLTVYPHLVAAFADPGARRPDLFDRTLRGLLTALLYD is encoded by the coding sequence ATGCGAGTGAGCGACGCATCCCCCATCTGGATCCGCCCGGCCCGCGGCGCCCGCGGGCCCCAGCCCACCCACAGCCGGGACGAGATCGTCGAAGCCGCGATCGCCCTGGCCGACGCCGAGGGCCTGGCGGCCGTCTCGATGCGGGCGGTGGCCACCGCGCTGAACACCGGCGCCGGGTCGCTCTACCGCTACCTGTCGTCCCGCGACGACCTGCTCGACCTGATGACCGACCGGGTGGTGACCGGGTTGCGGCCCTTTCCGGATCCCGCCGGGGAGCCGGTGGACTCGCTGACCGTCCTGGCCGGGCGGCAGCTCGCCCTCTACCGCCGGCATCCCTGGGCGATCGACCTGCTGCACCGCCCGACCGGGATCGGGCCGGAGGCCCTGGCCTGGTTCGACCACTGTCTCGGGGTGCTGGCGCCGGTGCCGTGCGGGTCGGCCGCCAAGTTCGAGGCGCTGGCCATGATGACCGGCGTGGTGACGCTCTTCGCCCGCTCCGAGAGCGCAGTGCCGCCGCCCGCCTTCACCGGGCTCGACCTGACGGTCTATCCCCATCTCGTCGCGGCTTTCGCTGATCCCGGGGCGCGGCGCCCGGACCTTTTCGACCGTACGCTGCGCGGCCTGCTCACCGCGCTGCTGTACGACTGA
- a CDS encoding NAD(P)/FAD-dependent oxidoreductase, protein MAATPPAYDQDIRTDEQRIRRALDGAVRTPFWLEDPGRPAPEPALNGSTEADLLVIGGGYCGLWTALIAKEADPSRDVVLVEGNEIAWAASGRNGGFVEASLTHGTENGRRHFADELPILDGLAAENFAAFEDTLVRHGIDAEFVKEGVLAVATEPHQVEELRAATTAGTTFYDRERLAGLVRSPLYRAGLMQHEGAALVHPAKLAWGLKAACLRLGVRIFENTPVTDIKDEGATIRAATWAGSIRAGKVALATNGFPSLLKRNRLLTVPVYDYALMTEPLTAAQIEEIGWTRRFGISDASRQFHYYRMTSDNRILWGGYDVVYHKGGTIRPEHDQNPETFARLADHFLRTFPQLGDIRFSHAWGGMIDMCTQLAAFQGRAMGGKVAYSSGFTGLGVAATRYGATVMLDLLDGRDTARTRLKMARRKPLPVPPEPVLYPAVQIIRNAIARADRSGRDGFILKAANAVGFSFDS, encoded by the coding sequence ATGGCGGCCACACCCCCCGCTTACGATCAGGACATCCGTACCGACGAGCAGCGCATCCGCCGGGCGCTGGACGGCGCGGTCCGCACCCCCTTCTGGCTGGAAGACCCCGGCCGGCCCGCTCCCGAGCCGGCACTCAACGGCTCGACCGAGGCCGACCTGCTGGTCATCGGCGGCGGCTACTGCGGCCTGTGGACCGCGCTGATCGCCAAGGAGGCCGACCCGTCCCGGGACGTCGTGCTCGTCGAGGGCAACGAGATCGCGTGGGCGGCCAGCGGGCGCAACGGCGGCTTCGTCGAGGCCAGCCTCACCCACGGCACCGAGAACGGGCGCCGGCACTTCGCCGACGAGCTGCCGATCCTGGACGGTCTGGCCGCGGAGAACTTCGCGGCCTTCGAGGACACCCTGGTCCGGCACGGCATCGACGCCGAGTTCGTGAAAGAGGGTGTGCTGGCCGTCGCCACCGAGCCGCACCAGGTCGAGGAGTTGCGCGCGGCGACCACCGCGGGGACCACCTTCTACGACCGCGAGCGGCTGGCCGGGCTGGTGCGCTCCCCGCTCTACCGGGCCGGGCTCATGCAGCACGAGGGCGCCGCGCTGGTGCACCCGGCCAAGCTGGCCTGGGGCCTCAAGGCCGCCTGCCTGCGGCTCGGTGTGCGGATCTTCGAGAACACCCCGGTCACCGACATCAAGGACGAGGGCGCCACGATCCGGGCGGCGACCTGGGCCGGCAGCATCCGGGCCGGCAAGGTGGCGCTGGCCACCAACGGCTTCCCGTCGCTGCTCAAGCGCAACCGCCTGCTGACCGTTCCGGTCTACGACTACGCGCTGATGACCGAGCCGCTCACCGCCGCCCAGATCGAGGAGATCGGCTGGACCCGGCGGTTCGGCATCTCGGACGCCTCACGGCAGTTCCACTACTACCGGATGACCTCGGACAACCGGATCCTGTGGGGCGGCTACGACGTCGTCTACCACAAGGGCGGCACGATCCGGCCCGAGCACGACCAGAACCCGGAGACCTTCGCCCGGCTCGCCGACCACTTCCTGCGGACGTTCCCGCAGCTCGGTGACATCCGGTTCAGCCACGCCTGGGGCGGCATGATCGACATGTGCACCCAGCTGGCCGCGTTCCAGGGCCGGGCGATGGGCGGCAAGGTGGCCTACAGCAGCGGCTTCACCGGTCTCGGCGTGGCCGCCACACGCTACGGCGCGACCGTGATGCTGGACCTGCTCGACGGTCGCGACACCGCTCGTACCCGGCTGAAGATGGCCCGGCGCAAGCCGCTGCCGGTGCCGCCGGAGCCGGTGCTCTACCCGGCCGTGCAGATCATCCGGAACGCGATCGCCCGCGCCGACCGCAGCGGCCGGGACGGCTTCATCCTGAAGGCGGCCAACGCCGTCGGCTTCTCGTTCGACTCCTGA
- a CDS encoding TetR/AcrR family transcriptional regulator, whose protein sequence is MPGVERVRSVGARRRKTRSGVVLTEDLIVDAALRLIESPSGDRLSVRRLGAELGADPTAVYRYFRDLDALLLAVADRLIGDAFADFVPRDHWVDSLRDLAHSLRRSMRQHPRLAHLRAIRVTAGPHEMRVVDTGIGIMLNAGFAPADAVRHYRDFVDTVLAVAAVDAAELTEGQETAEQEAWSRVYTSLPADGYPNVHLVREHLPSMYNSAFPGTIEKLLDALVQAAPTPA, encoded by the coding sequence GTGCCAGGAGTGGAGCGCGTACGCAGTGTCGGAGCCCGTCGCCGCAAGACCCGCAGCGGAGTGGTGCTGACCGAGGACCTGATCGTCGATGCGGCGCTGCGGCTCATCGAGTCGCCGAGTGGCGATCGTCTCAGCGTCCGCCGCCTCGGCGCCGAGCTGGGCGCCGACCCGACGGCGGTGTACCGGTACTTCCGGGACCTGGACGCGTTGCTGCTCGCCGTCGCGGACCGGCTGATCGGTGACGCCTTCGCCGATTTCGTCCCCCGCGACCACTGGGTCGACTCGCTGCGCGACCTCGCCCACTCGCTGCGCCGTTCGATGCGGCAGCACCCGCGGCTCGCCCACCTGCGGGCCATCCGGGTCACCGCCGGCCCGCACGAGATGCGGGTCGTCGACACCGGCATCGGGATCATGCTGAACGCCGGGTTCGCCCCGGCCGACGCGGTCCGGCACTACCGCGACTTCGTCGACACCGTGCTCGCCGTGGCGGCGGTCGACGCGGCCGAGCTCACCGAGGGGCAGGAGACGGCCGAGCAGGAGGCGTGGTCCCGGGTCTACACCTCACTGCCCGCCGACGGGTACCCGAACGTGCACCTGGTTCGCGAGCACCTCCCGTCGATGTACAACTCGGCCTTCCCGGGGACCATCGAGAAGCTCCTCGACGCGCTGGTTCAGGCCGCCCCGACCCCGGCGTAG
- a CDS encoding SAM-dependent methyltransferase — translation MTDTDWVPAGIDTSRPSTARVYDYFLGGTHHLPVDRELAGQIEAMTPDIGETMRANRVFLRRAVRFLTGAGVRQFLDIGSGIPTAGNVHEIAQAEAPGSAVVYVDVDPVAVEHSRAILAGVERTGVICADARDTGLILTGTARSGLIDFGQPVAVLLAGVLHFVPDADDPAGLVGALRDAVGPGSFLVISHATSDGQPPEVLEAQRLSARTGTGIVLRPHAEIAAWFDGFPLVEPGLVHLPLWRPETGEPVDNPERYGAYAGVGAA, via the coding sequence ATGACTGATACGGATTGGGTGCCGGCCGGCATCGACACGAGCCGGCCGAGCACCGCCCGGGTGTACGACTACTTTCTCGGCGGCACCCACCATCTGCCGGTGGACCGGGAGCTGGCCGGGCAGATCGAGGCGATGACGCCGGACATCGGCGAGACGATGCGGGCCAACCGGGTGTTCCTGCGCCGGGCGGTGCGGTTCCTGACCGGCGCCGGGGTGCGGCAGTTCCTGGACATCGGTTCGGGCATCCCGACGGCGGGCAACGTGCACGAGATCGCGCAGGCCGAGGCGCCCGGGTCGGCGGTGGTCTACGTGGACGTGGACCCGGTGGCGGTGGAGCACAGCCGGGCGATCCTGGCGGGCGTGGAGCGTACCGGGGTGATCTGCGCCGACGCCCGGGACACCGGCCTGATCCTGACCGGTACCGCCAGGTCGGGCCTGATCGATTTCGGGCAGCCGGTGGCCGTGCTGCTGGCCGGGGTGCTGCACTTCGTGCCGGACGCCGACGACCCGGCCGGGCTGGTCGGCGCACTGCGTGACGCGGTGGGGCCGGGCAGTTTCCTGGTGATCTCGCACGCCACCTCGGACGGGCAGCCGCCCGAGGTGCTCGAGGCGCAGCGGCTGTCGGCGCGCACCGGCACCGGGATCGTGCTGCGGCCGCACGCCGAGATCGCCGCCTGGTTCGACGGTTTCCCACTGGTCGAGCCGGGTCTGGTGCACCTGCCGCTGTGGCGTCCCGAGACGGGCGAGCCGGTGGACAACCCGGAACGGTACGGCGCCTACGCCGGGGTCGGGGCGGCCTGA